From the Bradyrhizobium ontarionense genome, the window GCGGGTCGGAGGCGTTCATCACGAGGTCCGTCTGAGGCTGACCTCCTCAATAGAGGAGGAGGGTTGATCGAATGCGAACAGGCCCTGGATTTCGGGTCAAGTTCAGGTCTTGGATTTCAGGTCTTGGATTTCAGGGCTTGGATTTCAGGGCTTTGGATCTAGGATCTTGGATTTAAGACCTTGGATTTGACATGCCATGGTGGGGTTGCCAGTGTCCGCCAGGCAAAGCCAAGAAGCTGCCCCTAGGAAACGCCAGGAAAACGTCATGTCCCCAGAGCATGTCGACGTGCTGATCGTCGGCGCCGGGCTGTCCGGCATCGCCGCCGCCTATCATCTGCAGCACAAATGCCCGGGCAGGCGCTTCGTGATCCTGGAGGGACGCGCGGCGATCGGCGGCACCTGGGACCTGTTCCGCTACCCCGGCATCCGCTCCGACAGCGACATGTACACGCTCGGCTATTCGTTCAAGCCGTGGACCGATCCGAAGGCGATCGCTGACGGATCGCAGATCCTGAAATACGTCCGGGACACCGCGACCGAGAACGGCATCGATCGCCAAATCCGCTTCGACCATCGCGTCCTCCGCGCGTCCTGGTCGAGCGCGGACGCGCGCTGGACCGTCGAGGCCGAGCGCCGGACGGAGCAGGGCACGATCGAGACCGTGCTGTTGACCTGCGGCTTCCTGTTCATGTGCTCCGGCTACTACCGGTACGAGGCGGGCTATCTGCCGGAATTCAAGGGCATGGCCGATTTCAAGGGCCGCGTCGTGCACCCGCAGGCTTGGCCAGAGGATCTCGATTATGCCGGCAAGCGCGTCGTGGTGATCGGCTCCGGCGCCACCGCGGTGACCTTGGTGCCGGCGATGGCCAAGACCGCGGCGCATGTGACGATGCTGCAGCGCTCGCCGACCTATGTGGTGTCGCGCCCGGCGCAGGACGCGCTCGCCAACAAACTGCGCCGCCATCTGCCCGCAAGCCTCGCCTATCATCTGATCCGCTGGCGCAACGTGCTGTTCGGGATGTATTTCTTCCAGCTCAGCCGGCGCAAGCCGCAGCGGGTCAAGCAGCTGATCCTGGGCGGCGTGCGCGCCGCGCTCGGGCCCGACTACGACGTCGCCACCCATTTCACGCCGCGTTACAACCCGTGGGATCAGCGGCTGTGCCTGGTGCCGGACGGCGATTTATTCAAGACCATCCGCGAGCAGCGGGCCTCGGTGGTGACCGCCGGAATCGATGGGTTTACCGAGCGCGGCCTGCGACTCTCCGATGGACGTGAGCTCGAAGCTGATATCGTGGTCACCGCGACTGGTCTCGTGCTGCAGGTGCTGGGCGGCATCGAGGTCACGGTCGACGGCCGCACGGTCGATTTCGCGAAGACGCTCAACTACAAAGGCATGATGTATTCCGACGTGCCCAACCTGGCGGCGACGCTCGGCTACACCAACGCGTCGTGGACGCTGAAATGCGATCTCACCTGCGAATATGTCTGCCGGCTGCTCAACTACATGGACCGCCACGGCTATCGCCAATGCGTGCCGCATAACGACGATTCCACCGTCGCGCCGCTGCCGTCGCTGAGCTTCAGCTCCGGCTATGTGCAGCGCGCGGTCGCCGACCTGCCGAAACAGGGCTCGAAGCGGCCATGGCGGCTGTACCAGAACTACGCCCTCGACATCGTCTCGCTGCGCTTCGGCAAGCTCGACGACGGCGTGATGCGCTATTCGTGAGAGGTCGAGTTCGCACGAGGTTTCTTGCCTGCGCCGTGGACACGGGCCTCATGGTTCGAGACGGCGCTTCGCGCCTCCTCACCATGAGGGTCCGGCTTGTTCATCTCGCCACGTAACAAGTCCTCATCCTGAGGAGCCCGCCGAAGGTGGGCGTCTCGAAGGATGACCGCGGAGGCAGTGTCAGCTGCTTACTGTCATCCGGTGCGATTGCGATTGACTTGGGAGCGCTCACCGTTCCGTCGCCGCCCCATCCCGCAGCGGCGCGCGGCTGAGGTCGTTGCCGGCGGCGATCGCCTTCTGCAGCAGGCGGGTCAGCTCACTCGCCTCGGCCGCGGTGAGGCCGCGCACCATCAGCCGCTGCGCGGCCTCGACCGCCGGCGTGATCGCCGCCAAGGTCCGCCGGCCGTCGTCGGTGATCAGCAGTTCGCGTGAACGGCGGTCGCGCGTGCTCGCCCGGCGCACCACGAGACCCTTCTGCGCGAGCCTGTCGATCACCCCGGTGATGGTGGTGCGGTCATAGGCGATAAGGCCGGCCAGGGTGATCTGGTCGATCGCCGGATTGGCCGCGATGGCCGCCAGCGCCGCATATTGCACCGGGGTCAGGTCGAAGCCGGCCGCGTCCATCTCGGCCAGGAACACCGCCACCGCGATCTGCTGAAACCGGCGTGCCAGGTGCCCCGGCATGTCCTGCATATCCGTCACGTCATCCCTCCCGGCTCTCTCTTGACAAGTATACTGATGATCAGCATACTGATCAATAAGGAACAGCAAGGGAGGGTGATCGCATGCAGTTTCATCTGAATGGATTCCAGCCGGGCGATCCCGAGATCTTCGACGCCGCCGAGCGCGTGGCGAGCCAGGGCGCCTCGGGCGCGCTGCCCACCGAGGTCGACGTTCTCATCGTCGGCTGCGGGCCGGCGGGGCTCAACCTCGCGGCGCAGCTCTCGGCATTCCCCGACATCAAGACCTGCATCGTCGAGCAGAAGCCGGGCCGGCTGCTGCTCGGCCAGGCCGACGGCATCGCCTGCCGCACCATGGAGATGTTCCACACCTATGGCTTCAGCGAGCGCGTGCTGAAGGAGGCGTGCTGGATCAACGAGACCACGTTCTGGAAGCCGGACGATAAGAACAGCGCGCACATCGTGCGTAGCGGCCGCGTGCAGGACGTCGAGGACGGCCTGTCGGAGATGCCGCACGTCGTGCTCAACCAGGCGCGGGTGCACGACTTCTTCCTTGACGTGATGCGCCGCTCGGCGGGCAAGCTCGAGCCGCATTATGCGCGGCGGCTGCGCGATCTCCAGATCGACCCGGCGGCGGGCGCTGACGATCGCGCGGTGACCGTCAGCTTCGACCGGATCGATCCTGATCATGAAGGCCAGGTCGAGACCATCCGGGCGCGTTATGTCGTCGGCTGCGATGGCGCCCGCAGCACGGTGCGCAAATCGATCGGCCGCGAGCTGCATGGCGATTCCGCCAACCACGCCTGGGGCGTGATGGACGTGCTCGCCGTGACCGACTTTCCCGACATCCGCTTCAAGTCGCTGATCCAGTCGGCAAAGGACGGCAGCCTCCTGGTGATCCCGCGCGAGGGCGGCTATCTGGTGCGGCTCTATGTGGAGCTGGCCAAGCTCGACGTCGGCGAGCGCGTCGCCGGCCGCAATATCACGGTCGATACGCTGATCGAGAAGGCGAACCGGATTCTTGCGCCCCATACGCTCGAGGTGAAGGAGGTCGCGTGGTGGTCGGTCTACGAGATCGGCCAGCGCATCTGCGACAAGTTCGACGACGTGCCGGACGACGAGATCGCAACAAGGCTGCCGCGCGTGTTCATCGCCGGCGATGCCTGCCACACCCACAGCCCGAAGGCCGGGCAGGGCATGAACGTGTCGATGCAGGACACCTTCAATCTCGGCTGGAAGCTCGCGGCTGTGCTGGGTAAGCGCTGCGCGCGGCAGCTCTTGCACAGCTACTCGGCGGAGCGGCAGGCGATCGCCCAGGAGCTGATCGATTTCGATCGCGAATGGGCCGCGATCCTCGCCTCCGCGGCCAAGCAGGGCGGCGCGGATGCGGCCAAGACGCAGGACTATTTCGTGCGCCACGGCCGCTACACCGCGGGCACCGCGACGCACTATCGGCCCGCGCTGCTCACCGGCGACGCGACGTTCCAGCAGCTCGCCGCGGGCTTCGTGATCGGCAAGCGCTTCCATTCGGCGCCGGTGATCCGGCTCGGCGACGCCAAGCCGGTGCAGCTCGGGCATGTGATCCAGGCCGATGGCCGCTTCCGCATCTTCGCCTTCGCGGGAGCTGAGGACCCGGCCGCGCCGCAGTCCGGCATTCGCCGCCTGTGCCGTTTCCTGAGCGAGGATGCGGCCTCGCCGGTGCGGCGCTACACGTCTGCCGGCGCCGACATCGACTCTGTGATCGATCTGCGCGCGGTCTTCCAGCAGGGCCATCGCGAGCTTGCGATCGAGACCATGCCGGAGCTGCTGGTCCCGAAGAAGGGCCGCTATGGCCTCACCGACTACGAGAAGATGTTCTGTCCTGATCTCAAGAGCGGCCAGGACATCTTTGCGATCCGCGGCGTCGATCGCAAGGCGGGGTGCATGGTCGTGGTGCGGCCCGACCAGTACGTCGCCGACGTCCTGCCGCTCGACGATGTCAGGAGGCTGGCCGCGTATTTCGACGGCTTCATGCTGCCGGCCGGCCGCGGCGAGGGATGATGGTTAAGGAAGTGCAAATTCAGCGTCCGGCTTCCTCGCCTTGGCGCTAGCCAGATCCCAATGTTTCTTCGCTACAAACAGCTTCTACGGATGGACTAGAAGCGGGTGAGACATCGAGATGTTGGCGAACCGTCGCAAAAGCGAACGTCGGCTGTGCAAGAGGATCGCGAAGATCCAGTGGGGGACCGGGAACCTGCCGCGGGACTGCACCATCACGGATATTTCCAACGGCGGCGTCAAGGTCATCGCGGAATTCGTCGAGATTCCTCCGCAGTTCACCATCGTCTTCGGGCCCGACCATTCGCGCAAGTGCCGGCTGGCGTGGCGCATCGGTTGCGAGTTCGGCGCCGAGTTCGTCGATTGAGGCGAGCCGGCCGCCTGCGCTTAACGGGACTTTAGGGTTAATCCGGCATCGTGCCGGCATCTGGTCCTGAAGTAGTTCAGTTGCATGCGTGCGCGGCCCTCTTGCTCTTCCCATGTCCTGCGGCCGGCCGCGTTCGCGCTGTCTTTCGCGGTCGTGCTGCTCGGTCTCGGCGCCTGCCAGACCACCGATCTCCAGGAGGTCACGGGGGCGCTCGGCGGCGCGTCCGACAAGAGCCGTCCGGCCGCCGCCGATCCGCGGGCCGATCTCGACCAGCTCCGCGACCGCTTCCGCGCCACTCCGAACGATCCCGACAACGCGCTGCGCTACGGCAGCGCGTTGCGCGCCACCGGGCAGCGCTCGCAGGCCGTCGCCGTGCTGGAGCAGGCGACCATCGCCAACCCCGGCAACAAGGTGCTGCTCGCAGGCTACGGCCGGGCGCTGGCCGACAACGGCAATTTCCAGCAGGCCTTCGACGTGCTGAGCCGGGCGCATTCGCCCGAGGATCCCGACTGGCGCATTCTGTCGGCGCAGGGCGCCACGCTCGACCAGCTCGGCCGCCACGAGGAGGCCCGTCAATACTACGCGACCGCGCTGAAGATCGCCCCCGACGATCCCTCGGTCCTCTCCAATCTCGGCCTGTCCTACGCGCTCTCCAACGAGCTGCCGAAGGCGGAGGAGCAGCTGCGCAAGGCCAATGCGCATCCGGATGCGAGCCCGCGGGTCAGGACCAATCTTGCCGTCATCGTCGGTCTGCAGGGTCGCATGCGCGAGGCCGAGGGCATTGCGCGGGGCGGGCTGCCGCCCGAGCAGGCCAGCGCCAACGTCGCCTATGTGAAACGGATCCTCGAGCGCCGGCAGGTCGCGCAGCGCGAGCTGTCGCCGCGCCGCGAGCGTCCCGCCGCCGGCGAGCCGGACAAGGCGCTGGCGCGGGCGCTCAGTCGCTCCGACGACTGAGCCGCCGCTATTTCACGCCGAGCAGCCTGGCGATCGGCGCCAGCAGTGAGGAGCGCTGCGGCCTCTGATCGATGCGGCCGGTCAGCCGGTTCGCGATGTCGAGAAACAGCTTCGGCGTGCGGTTCAGCCCGGAGATCTCCGCGATCATCTGGCCGTTGTTGGCGGCGGTGCCGAACAGCTTGCAGTCGAACGGGATCACCGCGACCGGCTCGGCCTCGACCGTCTTGGCGAAGCGCTTGAGATCGATCTCCGGCCGTTTCGGCATGCCGACCTGGTTCAGGCAATACAGCGGCGGCCGGTCGTTGGGACGCGAGGATTTGAGCACGCTCAGCAGGTTCTTGGCGTTGCGCAGATTGGCCAGATCCGGCTCCGCGACCACCAGGATGTCGTCGGCGTTGATCAGCGCGTGCCGCGTCCAGGCCGACCATTGGTGCGGCACGTCGAGCACGATGCACTGCTGGGTCATGCGCAGGGTGTCGAAGATCGCGTCGAACGCCTCGGCGCCGAAATCATAGACGCGATCCAGGGTGGCGGGCGCGGCGAGCAGGTTCAGATGCTCGGTGCATTTGGCGAGCAGGCGCTCCATCAGCGCCGTATCCGGCCGGTCCGGCTGGAATACGGCGTTGGCGATGCCCTGCAGCGGATCCTGATTGTAGTCGAGGCCGGCGGTGCCGAACGCCATGTCGAGGTCGATGACGACGGAATCGAGCGTCAGATCGCGCGCCATGCTCCACGCCACGTTGTGCGCGACGGTCGAGGCGCCGACGCCGCCTTTGGCTCCGACCACGGCGATGATGCGGCCGGTGATGACGGATTCCGAGGCTGAGAACAGGCTGCAGACCGAGCGGATGACGTCGAGGGTCTCGACCGGGCCGATCACGTAGTCGTTGACGCCACGCCGCACCAGTTCGCGATAGGCGACGCCGTCGCTCATGCTGCCGATCAGCACGACGCGGGTGCCGGGATCGCAGACGCTGGCGAGATCGTCGAGCCCGCCCACGATGTCGCCGCCCGGTTTCGTTTCGAGAACGATCACGTTGGGCGTCGGCTGGGAATGGTAGGTCTCGATGGCCCTGGGCATGCCGCCCATCTTGATGGTGATGTGCGCCTTGCCGAGCCGGCGGTCCTGACTGGCCGCCAGGATCGCCGCCGAGGTCTGTTCGGTCTCGCAGAACGCCTGCATGGAGATGCGCGGGACCGGCGCGATGTGATCGTCGGCAGCCGGGCCGCTCGGCCCGGGCTGCTCATCCTGGCTCTGACGGGATGCGTTGATCATTTGCCTGTATCGCTGAGCTTGGCCTTGTCGGCTTCCGGATAGGCCACGGCCGTCGATTCCCCCTTGCGATATTTCTCGAACAGGGCGGAGCGCCGTGGCGTGTAGGCGGCCATCTCCGCGCGCGGCTGCTCGAGATCGGCGGGATTGTCGATCATCGCGGCCAGATTGCGCTGCGTGGCGCAGCCGAAGTTCTGATAGTGCAGGTTGTTGCTGTAACCCGGGTTGTGCATGTTCGGTCCGAGATCATCCGGCCACAGTCCGCAGGGACCGGCGACCGCGGCGATCTTCGGATAGCTCAGCCGCACCGCAGCGAGCAGCCGCGGATCGTCGGGCGTGTAATGACGCAGCGCGATGGCGCGGGAGGGAACGCCGCCCGCGGTCAGCGTGGCGTGGATCTCGCGATAGGCATCGCTGGCCGCGCGCGCATTCGGCGTGTCGGCCGGCACCTCGGCGACGATCGCGCCGGTGCCTTCACGCTGCCAGGAGCGGGCGAGACCTGCGACGTCGGTGCGTTGCTGATAGGTCAGGCCGCCGCGTCCGTTGCCGACGAACACGACGAGCGATTGCTGGCCCTCCTGGATGGCGATCGGATGGCGCATCCTGTAGTCATCCGGGATCGTCGCAACGACCTCGCCGCTCGTATAGTTGCAGGCGCCGAGCGTCAGCGCCAGACCTGTGAGTGCGCCGATCCGGCGCCACGCCCGTCGACCGTTCGCTGCAGATGAACCCGACATGATCGTTCCCCCGTGCCCCGTGATCCTGCTGTCTCAGTCGATGATGAAGCCGAAGCCGGCCGGCTGCCCGGTGGCCGTGTCGACCTTCGCGGCGATGCCGTAGAGCCGGTTCATGCGGCCGAGCAGCGCCGACTCCGAGTCGGTTGCGGGCGCAAAGCCGTCATCCGGACGCGACAGCTCCTTCTGGGCGACGGCCCGAACCACATAGGGCGTCACCATGACCATCAGCTCGGTCTCGTTGTTCACGTAGTCCTGGCTGCGGAACAACTGTCCGAGGACCGGCAGCTGATCGATGCCGGGCAGGCCGTTGACCGCCTGCTTGGTCTGGTTCTGGATCAGGCCGGCCATCGCCATCGAACCGCCGGAGGGGATCTCCAGCGTGGTCTCGGCGCGGCGGGTGCGGATCGCGGGGATCGTGACCGACGACGTCGAGGCCGACGTCAGCGCATAGGACACCGTGATCGCGTTGTCGTTCGACAGCTCCGACACTTCCGTCATCACCCGCAGGCTGATGCGGCCTTCGCCGAGCACGACCGGGGTGAAGTTGAGCGAAATGCCGAATTTCTTGTAGGTGATCGACGTGCTGCAGACCCGCGTGGTGGGATCGCAGGAATAGCCGCCGGGAATCGGGAATTCGCCGCCGGCGATGAAGGTCGCGGATTCGCCTGAGATCGCGGTCAGGTTCGGCTCGGCCAGCGTCTTGACGACCCCGGCCGTCTCCATCGCCCGCATCGTCGCCGAGACCGACGACAGGCCGCCGCCGGTGACGTTGAGGCCGTTGGTGCCGACGAGCGACTTGCCCAAGGCCGTGAACGGATTGGAGTTGTTGAAGTTCACGACGGCCGTGCCGTAGCTCATGCTGGCGCTGAGGTCGATGCCGAGCTGCTTGACGACCTCGCGCCGGACTTCGGAGACGTTGACCTTCAGCATGACCTGATCGCGGCCGCGCACGACGATCGAGTTGACGACCTTGTCGGCGCCGCCGACCAGCCGCCCGGCGATCTCGCCGGCCTGCTGCGCCTCGACCGGGCTGGAGACCGATCCGGTCAGGATCACGCCGTCGCCGACGCCGTCGATCTTGACGCCGGGAATGCTCTGGCTGAGCGCCTGGCGGACGCCGTTGAGGTCGCGCTTGATGGCGATGTCGTAGGCGGCGACCTGCTGTCCCTCGGCATCGAAGAACACCACGTTGGTCTGGCCGACGGCCGCACCGATGATGTAGGCGCGCCGCGCGGAACGGACGACGGCGTTGGCGATCTTGGGATCGGCAACGAGCACGTCCTTCACGTCCTGCGGGAAGTCGACGACGACGGACTTGCCGATGCCGAGCGACAGATAGCGGACCTTGGATGAGCCGGCCGAAACGAGCGGCGTATCCGGCCTGTCCTCGGCAGCCTTCACCGGCGCCAGCGCCGGATTGAGCGCCAGAGCGAAGGCCGCTGAAATGGATAGCGCGCGGACGACGTGCGTCCCCATCCTTGCGCGTTGATGCCCACCCATCATCTTCCCCGTCCTTTCGGTCACTTCTGCGCCGTGAGCGAGCTCGTGACCCCGTAGCGAATGATCTCGATGCCGTTGCCGCGCCGCGCTTCTTTGGCGTCTTTCGCTTCTTTTGCTTCGGCAGTGCTTGTGTCGGTTGCGTTCACGTCGGCGATGCTGCGCAGCGCCAGCGCCAGCGAGCCGGCCTGCCGCGCGCGCGCCAGGGTCTCGGCCTGGTCGGGCTTGAGCTCGAGCGTCACCGTCTTGCCGACGACCGTGTTCTGGCCTTCTTTTTCCTTCGGCGCCTGGTCGATCGCGAGCACGCGGACATTGGTGAGAATGATCTCGGAGCTGACGGAGTCGGGGCCACCCGGCTTGTCGGGATTCTTGTCGCGCTTCGACAGGATGACATCGACGCGGTCGTTCGGCAGGATGAAGCCGCCGGCGCCGGTCTCTGGCGAGATCTCGGTGGAGATCGCGCGCATGCCCGCCGGCAGGATCGCCGCCATGAAGCCCGAGCCGTCGGCCTTGACCAGCTTCTGCTCGCGAATGGGTTCGCCGATGACGAACGGCGCGCGCGCGATGCTGCCGACGAGCTGATTTGCAGCCTCGGGCCGATCACCGCGGCGGATGAAGATGTTGCTCGCAGCTTCCGGCCAGGTCTGCCACACGAGGTCGCCCGGCTTGATCGGCTGTCCCAGTCCGATATCGCCCTTGGCGACCAGCACGTCGACGGTCGGCAACTGCGCGACCGGTGCGACCGGCGCCGGCGGCTGGCCCTCGGAGTTGCTGACCAGATAGGCCGCAACGCCACCCGCGCCGAGAGCGATGGTTAATACCACGATGCGTGCGGTCATCATACGCGTGACTACTCTACTTACTCATGCGCCGGGGAGGCGAACAAGCCGACTAACAGGCTTCCCGTCGCTCATGACTAAGCGGCAATGGTATAAGCGAACTTGAACGGAGCGGGCTGCAGCGGCTGCCGGGCAGACCGATTGTGCAAGTGGTGAACAGCTTGTTAGCGAGCAAATAGCGAAACGACGCGAATGTGTTAGCTGTTTGCTCGCAGCGCGGCTACGCGCGCAGGTAGTCGCTTGCATAATGGATTCACATCGTGAGTTGCGGCGGCGCCTCAGGTGAGAGGCGCGCCGCGCGTCATTTCGAGCAAGGCGCCTCGACCGGGAATCGGACTCCGTGGCGATGCCGTTTGCGAACGATTCCGATCAGTCGTTGGTTCACCGCAGCCCCGCAAGGCCGACGGCGCGTGCCTGGGTCTGCGCGCTCCGCACGAAAGCTTGCCCGCGGCCGGCGCTCGACCATGCCGGGCGGAAGGCGCTGCGTGTCGCGCCCCCGTATTCGGACGGCTCCGCATTTTCAGGAAGCGGAAACGGGTTGGACGTACGATTCCGTTGAGCGGGAATTCTGTCCCGGGAATTCAGAGTTCCTTAGTTTTTTGCGCGCAGGGTCCGCGCATGACGACCGGCATATCTCTTTTCGACAGTTTCGATTCGAAATACACGCTAAGATTGCAATTAGTGTGCCGTACCGCTTTTGGGGGCGGGCGATGACCGGCCTGGAGGACCTGATTGTTTGGAGGGGAGGCGTGCAATGTCAGTTGCCCGATTCCTGAAGCAGCGCGCCGTCAGGATCCAGACGGTGGGATCCTACATCCTGCCGAACTGGTATGACCCGGAGGGACGGCTGCGCTCCTTCGCCTGTCGCACGACGCGCGTGTCGCCGTTTCGTGCGCTGCTCGACGTGCCCGTCGTCGGCAAGGTCGGTGATCGACTGACCTCGTATTTCCGCGAGTTCGGCAAGTTCGAGGGCGAGATCAGCGACACCGTCCACGGCGGCTTTCTGCTCGAGCTGGAAATGACGCGTGCCGAGCGCGCCAAGCTTGCCGAGAAGCTCGTCTGGCTGGAGAAGAAGCACAAGGATCCGACGGTCCGCGACGGGCGCGCGGATACGCGCTACGTGCCGAACACGGCGCATTCCGCGCTGACAATGGCGGACGGCAGGATCATGTCCTGCTTCGTGATCGACGTGTCGATGTCGGGCGTCGCGGTGTCGGCGGAGATCCAGCCGGAGATCGGCACGCCGCTGGCGGTGGGCAGCTGTGTCGGTCGCGTCGTCAGGCATTTCGACGACGGCTTCGCCGTGAAATTCGTCGATCAGCTGGCGAGCGCGCACGATCTCGAGCGGCGCGTCATCAGGCCGCCGGTCCACCCGGCGCGACATCGGTCCACGGCGCATGCGGACGAGGGCCGCACCGAGACGGGCGAGGACTTCTTCATGGTGTGATTGCGGCGCTCGCGTGTCGCGACGCTCACATGCGCGGTTTCGCGTATTGGGCGCGGCTTCGAATCGGGGCATGGGAACTGGCAACCCTCCGCACGGTTAACGCGGTGTTAAGCGACATCGTGAAAGCTTGCGATGCCGGGTGCGCATGCCAGGAGGACCATTGCCATGGAAGCCCAGAAGACCGCGGTGGACGCCATCGTCGCCCTCACGGGTTGCGATCGCGATGCTGTTGCCGGCTTCATCCGGCGCATCTATCAGACCGGCGTCCGCGATCCCAAGCGGCTGACCTTCAAGGGCCTGCAGGAGATGAGCCGCGGCTGATGAGCTGGCGACCTTTGGCTGCCGGGCATCTTGGCAGCCGACCCTTGCGAGCCGACCCTCGGTAGCCGGCGGGCCGCCTGGGCCAGGCTGTTGCAGCCCGGTCACGCCTGACGATGTTCAGCACCGGAATCCGTTCACAACTGTGCTGCGGGGGGATGCAGCCTGCCGGGCTTCCGGCTATGTTTGCATCCTGTGGCTGCATCAGATGATCGTCCTTTGACCCGTATTGCGTGGTGAGGCGGTTCTGTGCGTGAAGCTCTGAGCGGCCGGATCATGGGACCCGGAGATGCTGAGACAGCTTTTTGCACCCCAGCTCGTTGCCCTCTACATCCTGATCGGCGCAACGATCTACGTTCACTTCCGCGGCAAGCAGCGCTTGCGCCTCGCCCGCCAGCTCGGCGACCACTCGACCTACCTCGCCCCGTACAACGTGCTGATGTATGCGGGCTCGGCGGTGCCCAACATGCCGGTGATCCCGGTCGAGCAGTTTCCGGAGCTGAAGACGCTGACGGAGAATTGGCAGGATATCCGCGAGGAGGCGGTGCGCCTGTTCGACGAGGGTTTCATTCGCGCCGCCGCGGCCAACAATGATTGGGGCTTCTACTCGTTCTTCAAGAGCGGCTGGAAGCGCTTCTATCTGAAATGGTACGACGACTTCCTGCCGTCGGCGCGCACGCTGTGCCCGAAGACGGTGGAGCTTCTGAACGCGATTCCGAACGTGCACGGCGCGATGTTCGCGATGCTGCCGCCCGGCGGCAAGCTCGGCGCCCACCGCGACCCCTTCGCCGGCTCGCTGCGCTATCATTTGGGGCTGGTCACGCCGAACTCCGACAAGTGCCGCATCGTCGTCGACGGCGTGCCTTGCGTCTGGCGCGACGGCGAAGCCTTCATGTTCGACGAGACCTTTATCCACAGCGCCGAGAACTTAACCGAAATCAACCGCATCATCCTGTTCTGCGACGTCGAGCGTCCGATGAAGCTCGGCTTCATCGCGGCGATCAACCGCTGGGTCAGCCACCACATCGTCAAGGCCTCGGCGACGCAGAACGTCGACGGCGAGCACGTGGGTGTGCTCAACAAGGTGTTCGGCAAGCTGTACGAGTTTCACCTGGCGACGCGCAAGGTGAAGGCGTGGAATCGGACGGTGTACTACGCGGCGAAGTACACGCTGACGGTGATGATCGTTGGCGCGATCGTGGTGTCGGCGTTTCGGTGAGGGGGGAGGATAGAGTAGGGCGGATTAGCGCAGCGTAATCCGCCGACTTGTTTCACGGATGGACGACGGGGTACGCCGACGGCCAACCTGTCCTACGCTTGCTGACAGAACTTATTTGTCGGCAAAGGAATCCAGCAGCGACCGAAACCGCCTTCTGATCTCGTCTGCCTGATAAAGATATTTGCGGCTGAAGTCTAAAGTCAGGACGCCCCATTGAGCCCCGGTCGGTTCCGCGATCGTGCAGCCAAGTGTCTTGCTCGCGATCTTGTCACAGGCAAAAAGCAAAGGGCCTTCGGTTGTATCCTTGAGATAAAGCTCGTGAGTGGCAGTCTCACATAGTCTGTATCCGGATTCG encodes:
- a CDS encoding AAA family ATPase; protein product: MINASRQSQDEQPGPSGPAADDHIAPVPRISMQAFCETEQTSAAILAASQDRRLGKAHITIKMGGMPRAIETYHSQPTPNVIVLETKPGGDIVGGLDDLASVCDPGTRVVLIGSMSDGVAYRELVRRGVNDYVIGPVETLDVIRSVCSLFSASESVITGRIIAVVGAKGGVGASTVAHNVAWSMARDLTLDSVVIDLDMAFGTAGLDYNQDPLQGIANAVFQPDRPDTALMERLLAKCTEHLNLLAAPATLDRVYDFGAEAFDAIFDTLRMTQQCIVLDVPHQWSAWTRHALINADDILVVAEPDLANLRNAKNLLSVLKSSRPNDRPPLYCLNQVGMPKRPEIDLKRFAKTVEAEPVAVIPFDCKLFGTAANNGQMIAEISGLNRTPKLFLDIANRLTGRIDQRPQRSSLLAPIARLLGVK
- a CDS encoding CpaD family pilus assembly protein → MSGSSAANGRRAWRRIGALTGLALTLGACNYTSGEVVATIPDDYRMRHPIAIQEGQQSLVVFVGNGRGGLTYQQRTDVAGLARSWQREGTGAIVAEVPADTPNARAASDAYREIHATLTAGGVPSRAIALRHYTPDDPRLLAAVRLSYPKIAAVAGPCGLWPDDLGPNMHNPGYSNNLHYQNFGCATQRNLAAMIDNPADLEQPRAEMAAYTPRRSALFEKYRKGESTAVAYPEADKAKLSDTGK
- a CDS encoding PilZ domain-containing protein encodes the protein MLANRRKSERRLCKRIAKIQWGTGNLPRDCTITDISNGGVKVIAEFVEIPPQFTIVFGPDHSRKCRLAWRIGCEFGAEFVD
- a CDS encoding flavin-containing monooxygenase, with product MSPEHVDVLIVGAGLSGIAAAYHLQHKCPGRRFVILEGRAAIGGTWDLFRYPGIRSDSDMYTLGYSFKPWTDPKAIADGSQILKYVRDTATENGIDRQIRFDHRVLRASWSSADARWTVEAERRTEQGTIETVLLTCGFLFMCSGYYRYEAGYLPEFKGMADFKGRVVHPQAWPEDLDYAGKRVVVIGSGATAVTLVPAMAKTAAHVTMLQRSPTYVVSRPAQDALANKLRRHLPASLAYHLIRWRNVLFGMYFFQLSRRKPQRVKQLILGGVRAALGPDYDVATHFTPRYNPWDQRLCLVPDGDLFKTIREQRASVVTAGIDGFTERGLRLSDGRELEADIVVTATGLVLQVLGGIEVTVDGRTVDFAKTLNYKGMMYSDVPNLAATLGYTNASWTLKCDLTCEYVCRLLNYMDRHGYRQCVPHNDDSTVAPLPSLSFSSGYVQRAVADLPKQGSKRPWRLYQNYALDIVSLRFGKLDDGVMRYS
- a CDS encoding MarR family winged helix-turn-helix transcriptional regulator; protein product: MPGHLARRFQQIAVAVFLAEMDAAGFDLTPVQYAALAAIAANPAIDQITLAGLIAYDRTTITGVIDRLAQKGLVVRRASTRDRRSRELLITDDGRRTLAAITPAVEAAQRLMVRGLTAAEASELTRLLQKAIAAGNDLSRAPLRDGAATER
- a CDS encoding FAD-binding monooxygenase, yielding MQFHLNGFQPGDPEIFDAAERVASQGASGALPTEVDVLIVGCGPAGLNLAAQLSAFPDIKTCIVEQKPGRLLLGQADGIACRTMEMFHTYGFSERVLKEACWINETTFWKPDDKNSAHIVRSGRVQDVEDGLSEMPHVVLNQARVHDFFLDVMRRSAGKLEPHYARRLRDLQIDPAAGADDRAVTVSFDRIDPDHEGQVETIRARYVVGCDGARSTVRKSIGRELHGDSANHAWGVMDVLAVTDFPDIRFKSLIQSAKDGSLLVIPREGGYLVRLYVELAKLDVGERVAGRNITVDTLIEKANRILAPHTLEVKEVAWWSVYEIGQRICDKFDDVPDDEIATRLPRVFIAGDACHTHSPKAGQGMNVSMQDTFNLGWKLAAVLGKRCARQLLHSYSAERQAIAQELIDFDREWAAILASAAKQGGADAAKTQDYFVRHGRYTAGTATHYRPALLTGDATFQQLAAGFVIGKRFHSAPVIRLGDAKPVQLGHVIQADGRFRIFAFAGAEDPAAPQSGIRRLCRFLSEDAASPVRRYTSAGADIDSVIDLRAVFQQGHRELAIETMPELLVPKKGRYGLTDYEKMFCPDLKSGQDIFAIRGVDRKAGCMVVVRPDQYVADVLPLDDVRRLAAYFDGFMLPAGRGEG
- a CDS encoding tetratricopeptide repeat protein: MRARPSCSSHVLRPAAFALSFAVVLLGLGACQTTDLQEVTGALGGASDKSRPAAADPRADLDQLRDRFRATPNDPDNALRYGSALRATGQRSQAVAVLEQATIANPGNKVLLAGYGRALADNGNFQQAFDVLSRAHSPEDPDWRILSAQGATLDQLGRHEEARQYYATALKIAPDDPSVLSNLGLSYALSNELPKAEEQLRKANAHPDASPRVRTNLAVIVGLQGRMREAEGIARGGLPPEQASANVAYVKRILERRQVAQRELSPRRERPAAGEPDKALARALSRSDD